CTCGTAATCCGTCACGACAACCGGCGGCAGGCTGTTTTCGTGCATATGCGCGAAGAGATGCACGGCCTCCTTGCTGCGCAGACGGCCGAAGTCCGCCAGATACACGGCCCCTCCCGGACGGAGCACGCGACGGATCTGTCTGAAGCACTCCCGCAAGTGATCAAGCGTCGGCAGGTGATGCAAGGTCATGGTGCTGATTACTGCATCGACCGAACCGTCACCCACGGTTTCGAGCCGGGTGATGTCGTCCTCCACCAGTTCCACGTTGCCAAGGCCAAGTTCCGCGATGTGCTGGCGGCCGTTCTCCAGCATCGCCGCCGAAAGCTCTGCGCCGACAAAGGAGATGTCCGGATTCAGCCGGGCGATACGGGCAAGCTGGGTTGCAGGACCGCAGCCAAGGTCGAGCACACGGCGGGACCGTGCGATCACCATCGACGCCCGGGCACTGTGAAAGAGATTCGCCGCGGCCATCACCCCGTCCTGCGTGCGACCGCTCTCGGCATACGCGGCCACCTGCTCCTGCTCTTCCATCAGCATCTCGGGTTCGGGCAAACGCTCGAGGGGCTGGGTTTGCGTCAGTTCGCGAAAAAGCGCAATCGCAATATCAGTAGGTCGCATGGATTTAGCGTGGAACCAATGGAAAAAGCCCGCAGCTTGCGCTGCGGGCTTTCGATCATACTCGCCTGAAGCGGCGGAGATCAGCCTTGGTTGCGGCGACGGGCAATGGTGCCAATGCCGAGCAGGCTGAGCGCCACAAGGGCCAGGCTGCCGGGTTCCGGCACGGTCACGAAGGCGAGGCTGGCGGAACCATCGGTGGTGGCAACGATGGTGACGGTGCCATCCGCGTTGAGCGTGGTGATGGTGTTGTTGATGTTGCCGTCAGCAAAAGCGAGCGTCAGACCGGCCAGGTATTCGGTGATCAGGTCCGGATGGAGCCAGAAACCGGCGAACAGGTTGTTGACGTCCGCGGTGAACTGGAAGCCGGAACCGGACAGGTTGCCGCCCAGGTTGCCACCCGTGCCGCTCACTTCAACCGTACCGGTACCGCCAGTGGAGCTCGCCTCGAGCACGCGGATGGTTTCATCCAGATCGACATAGTCGAGCACCAGGCTGCCGCCGGTGTTGAACGTGAAGGACAGGATCGGGTTGCCAGCAGCAGTGAAGCCGCTCACGAAACCCGAGCCGCTCAGGTTGAACGTGCCGTTCAGCGTCCAGGTGTTACCGAAACCCTCGTAGTCCTTGCCCAGCCCCGGCGGCAGCAGCGCGGTGCCGAGGATGGTGCCGACGTCGGTGAAGTTGAAGGTCGAGCCGGCGGTAACGAGGTTGCCGCTGGTGAAGGTCAGGTTGACCGTGTTGTTCGAAACCGCGTACTGCAGTTCGTCGATGCCTTGGGTCTTGCCGTCGCCGGTGTAGGCGTCGGTGACGGTGGGCAGGACGGTGAGGTCGATGCCGAAAGTCGGCGCAGCGTAGGCAGGAGCCCCGAATCCGACCACGCCCGCAACGAGGGCTCCGGCGGCGAAGTTCTTAAGCATGGTTTTCATTTCATATCTCCGTTTGGAATCTACGGTTTCGGTAAGAATCTGGAGACGACCTGGTATTTACATCGTCACGTCTCGCATCCCATTTAGCAAAACCCGGGCCACATATTTTTTTCTTTTCTATATCAAACACTTGATTGAATTTCAGCGGACGCGGAAATTCGCGCTGTAAACTTTTCCGACACGCCTAAGGGTGAAGCCCCCAGAACCGGACGCGCAAGGTTCGGCATCCTTCACGGATGCCGCAAGGGTATGATCGGAGCAGGACTAAATTACCCTGCGAAGAGATGGCTCACCGCCTTGCGCTGCAGTTCCCCACACTCACCCTGGCCCGGCACTTCCGCATGGCCGCGCGGAACATCGTGCGGCAGAGACGACGCTCGGCCATGGCGCTGCTGACGGTCTGCGGGGGCGTGGTCGCGATCCTGCTCGCAGGGGGGTTCGTGGAATGGGTGTTCTCGGCGCTTCGCGACTCCACCATCCATTCGCAACTCGGGCACATCCAGGTCACCCGGCCAGGGTACTTCCGCCAGGGCATCGCCGACCCCTACAACTACCTGCTTCCGGCAGAGATCGCGCCCGAGGTTCAGGAAGGACGTGGCCACATCGTCTCGGTGGCGCCCCGCCTTGCCTTCAGCGGGCTGCTCGGGACGGGAGAGTCGTCCGTCTCCTTCATCGGCGAGGGCATCGATCCGGTACGGGAACGGCAGATCACACGCGCCCTCAAGATCGTCAGTGGCCGCGACCTCCGCGATAACGGCGACCAGGCCGCCGTACTCGGCCGCGGCCTTGCCAGCGCGCTCGGTGTAAAGGCGGGCGATCGCGTGGTGCTGCTGGTCAACGCGGCGGCGGGCGGCGTCAATGCGGTAGAGCTGGAAGTCGCCGGCGTCTTTTCGTCGATGATCAAGGCCTATGACGACAGCGCGCTGCGGGTGCCGGTGGATATTGCACGCAAGTTGTTGCGGGTGGACGGTGCAACAAGCTGGGTGCTGCTCCTGGACGACCATGCGCACACCACGGTGGAGGCAAACCGTCTCAAACGGGAGGCTCGCGACGTGGAGGTCACGCCCTGGTACGACATGGCCGACTTCTACAACAAGACGGTCGGCCTGTTCTCGCGGCAGTTGGGCGTTGTCCAGACCCTGATCGGATTGATCGTGGTATTGACGATCACGAATACGCTGGCGATGGCGGTACGCGAACGCACCGGGGAGATCGGCACCATTCTGGCAACCGGTTCGCGGCGCCGCGAG
Above is a window of Azoarcus olearius DNA encoding:
- a CDS encoding class I SAM-dependent methyltransferase, which codes for MRPTDIAIALFRELTQTQPLERLPEPEMLMEEQEQVAAYAESGRTQDGVMAAANLFHSARASMVIARSRRVLDLGCGPATQLARIARLNPDISFVGAELSAAMLENGRQHIAELGLGNVELVEDDITRLETVGDGSVDAVISTMTLHHLPTLDHLRECFRQIRRVLRPGGAVYLADFGRLRSKEAVHLFAHMHENSLPPVVVTDYENSLRAAFSLDEYRALTAETFEPAVTVRSTAVVPVMVLVKTQDLPLAPDVVAQLHRERARLSPAYRGELDSLRRFFRLGGLRNDPF
- a CDS encoding PEP-CTERM sorting domain-containing protein, encoding MKTMLKNFAAGALVAGVVGFGAPAYAAPTFGIDLTVLPTVTDAYTGDGKTQGIDELQYAVSNNTVNLTFTSGNLVTAGSTFNFTDVGTILGTALLPPGLGKDYEGFGNTWTLNGTFNLSGSGFVSGFTAAGNPILSFTFNTGGSLVLDYVDLDETIRVLEASSTGGTGTVEVSGTGGNLGGNLSGSGFQFTADVNNLFAGFWLHPDLITEYLAGLTLAFADGNINNTITTLNADGTVTIVATTDGSASLAFVTVPEPGSLALVALSLLGIGTIARRRNQG
- a CDS encoding ABC transporter permease, which codes for MAHRLALQFPTLTLARHFRMAARNIVRQRRRSAMALLTVCGGVVAILLAGGFVEWVFSALRDSTIHSQLGHIQVTRPGYFRQGIADPYNYLLPAEIAPEVQEGRGHIVSVAPRLAFSGLLGTGESSVSFIGEGIDPVRERQITRALKIVSGRDLRDNGDQAAVLGRGLASALGVKAGDRVVLLVNAAAGGVNAVELEVAGVFSSMIKAYDDSALRVPVDIARKLLRVDGATSWVLLLDDHAHTTVEANRLKREARDVEVTPWYDMADFYNKTVGLFSRQLGVVQTLIGLIVVLTITNTLAMAVRERTGEIGTILATGSRRREVLSLFVCEGALLGLFGGILGLILGAILAAIISAIGIPMPAAPGMTEGYTGEILITPALGLQALLLAAATTTIASIVPAMHAARMNIVDALRHAR